GCCGATCGCCGCGCAGCGGAGGCAGCGGCAGCACGTGAATTGCGGGCGCGGCAAGCGGCAGAGGCCAGAAACGCAGCCCTTCAAGATGAATTGACTCGGTTGCGTGAAGAATTAGCGCGCCTCCAGAAAGCAAAGGCCTAAACCAGGCAAGCTGGAATCCAAAAGACAGCTAGATTGCCTGAGCACGTTACACTTTACACACGATCTCGTGTTAGGCACTATCGCCATTTTGATACCATGATACTCGTTGATCTCCTGAATTCCCCGGAGTCTTCACATCTTGCCCGTTGTGCGCACGGCGACGATGAATGCATTAAAACTGTTTGTGCTCTCGCCAACACCGAGGGCGGCCATATTTTGCTCGGCGTTTCAGCAAATGGCAGTCTGATTGAAAATAATCTTGAAACACAGAACATCATACAGTTTATTCAGCGCCTCGGCGAAACGATTCAACCGGCAATCATTCCGGATTATGAAATTCATGAAACCGAGGGGAAGACGATTGCGCTGTTGCACGTGGCGGAAGCGCCGCTCAAACCGGTGATGATTGCGGGCAAATGCTACCGACGTGCCGGAAGCACAAACGTTTTGCTTTCCCTTACGGAAATTGCGCAATTGCATTTTCAAAGCCTGGGCCGCAGTTGGGATGCCATGGTCCGCGAGGAAGCGCGCCTCGAAGACATCGACGCTGATAAAGTTAAACGCTTCGTTGAATTGACGATGCAGAAACGCCGCCGCAATCTTGAAACGAGTGCGCCGCTGGCGGAGAATCTCGAAAAAATGGCGTTGCTGCAACACGGCAAAATCACCATAGCAGCGCTGTTGCTCTTTGGCAAGAATCCCCAGGCATTCGTCTCGCATGCGCGTATCAAAGCCGGGCGTTTCAAAAGTGAAACCGTAATCGTTGACGAACAGGAAATCACCGGCACGCTGTTCGAACAAATCGAGCAGGCCTTTGCTTTCATTCAAAAACACCTCACCGTGAAGCTGGTGATCGGCGGGCATTTGCAGCGCGAAGAGGTTTGGGATTATCCCTTGCCCGCGCTGCGCGAGGGATTGATCAACGCCATTTGCCATCGCGATTACGCTGCGCCGATGGCTACGCAAATTCGCATCTATGACGATCAGTTGATGATCTGGAATCCCGGCAGTTTGCCGCAAAATCTTCATCTGGATGATCTCCGTAAAAGGCATCAGTCGGTGCTGCGCAACAAATTGATCGGCTCGATTTTTTATGATGCAGGACTCGTTGAAAAGTGGGGCAGCGGCACTAATCGCATTATCGAAGAATGCAAAAAGCTCGGATTGCCGGAACCCGAGTGGCGCGAGCAGCAAGGCCTGATTTTGAGTCTACGCAAAGATCGCTTCACCGAAGATATTTTGATGGAACAGGATCTCAATGATCGCCAACTGCAAGCGGTTGCGTTTGTCAAAAGGAAACGCAAGATCACCAATCAAGAATATCAAGAATTGGTAGGGGTGAAAAAACGTACAGCTTCGGATGATCTGCGCGAGCTTGAAGAGAAAAATATCTTCGAGAGAGTTGGTTCGACCGGCAAGGGCACGTATTACAAGCTGAAAGGACGATAAAGGGGCGAAAGGGGCGGCAAAGGCGCGCCAAAGGGGCGGAGTCTGCAATCGGTAAAATGGCCAGGGCTCAGATATGTTTGAGCTTGACAACGTCTGATTGAAGCGTGTGGAAGAATGATATTGCGTTTCGCCAACAACGTAATTACATTGTATCCATGAAAACAAGAATCGTGCAAGTGGGTAATTCCCAGGGAATTCGCATCCCCAAAGTCCTGCTGGAACAAAGCGGACTTACTGATGAAGTCGAGCTTGAGGTAAAAGACCGGCAAATCATCATTCGAACTGCTCATAAGCCTCGCTGCGATTGGGAGAACAGATTTCAAGCAATGGCTAATAACGGCGACGATGAATTACTCGACAAAAATGAATTACCTTATCAAAGCAGTTGGGATGATAAGGAGTGGAGTTGGTAGATGGCGATCAAACGTTTCGACGTTTATCTCGTCAATCTCGATCCAACGGTCGGCAAAGAAATCCAGAAAACGCGGCCCAGCCTCGTCATCTCGCCGGACGAGATGAATCGCCACATCGGAACCGTCATCGTCGCCCCACTGACCACGCAGGGACGAAATTATCCCACCCGGGTTGCTTGTCGATTTCAGGGAAAAGAGGGCCAGGTCGTTCTCGATCAAATCCGCACGGTCGATAAAACGCGCCTGGTGAAGCTGTTGGGCAGAATCGAAAAAAGAACACAAAATAAAGTCTTGGCCGTTTTGCAGGAAATGTTTGCGGAGTAAACATTTTTATCATAATGAGAGATTTGATAAGGAATTGTCTGGTGTTCCGGAAAATGTGAAAGGAAATCATCCTATGACATTTGACTTGGATCTCATCACACAAGAAGCGTTGGCTTTGCCGTCTTCAGCTAGAGCAGTTTTGGCTGAACGGCTGTTGCAAAGCTTGGATGAAAATGAACTGTCTGATGTTGAGGACGCCTGGATACTAGAGGCAGAGAGAAGACGCCAAGAGTTGAAGTCCGGGAAAGTCTCCGGCATTGCAGCGGATGAAGTGTTTGCCGAAATTCGAAAGCAACTTCAGT
This portion of the Cytophagia bacterium CHB2 genome encodes:
- a CDS encoding transcriptional regulator, giving the protein MILVDLLNSPESSHLARCAHGDDECIKTVCALANTEGGHILLGVSANGSLIENNLETQNIIQFIQRLGETIQPAIIPDYEIHETEGKTIALLHVAEAPLKPVMIAGKCYRRAGSTNVLLSLTEIAQLHFQSLGRSWDAMVREEARLEDIDADKVKRFVELTMQKRRRNLETSAPLAENLEKMALLQHGKITIAALLLFGKNPQAFVSHARIKAGRFKSETVIVDEQEITGTLFEQIEQAFAFIQKHLTVKLVIGGHLQREEVWDYPLPALREGLINAICHRDYAAPMATQIRIYDDQLMIWNPGSLPQNLHLDDLRKRHQSVLRNKLIGSIFYDAGLVEKWGSGTNRIIEECKKLGLPEPEWREQQGLILSLRKDRFTEDILMEQDLNDRQLQAVAFVKRKRKITNQEYQELVGVKKRTASDDLRELEEKNIFERVGSTGKGTYYKLKGR
- a CDS encoding type II toxin-antitoxin system PemK/MazF family toxin, translating into MAIKRFDVYLVNLDPTVGKEIQKTRPSLVISPDEMNRHIGTVIVAPLTTQGRNYPTRVACRFQGKEGQVVLDQIRTVDKTRLVKLLGRIEKRTQNKVLAVLQEMFAE
- a CDS encoding AbrB/MazE/SpoVT family DNA-binding domain-containing protein is translated as MKTRIVQVGNSQGIRIPKVLLEQSGLTDEVELEVKDRQIIIRTAHKPRCDWENRFQAMANNGDDELLDKNELPYQSSWDDKEWSW